A genome region from Pygocentrus nattereri isolate fPygNat1 chromosome 10, fPygNat1.pri, whole genome shotgun sequence includes the following:
- the crip1 gene encoding cysteine-rich protein 1: MPKCPKCSKEVYFAERVTSLGKDWHRPCLKCEKCNKTLSAGSHAEHDGKPYCNNPCYSALFGPKGFGRGGTESHTFK, encoded by the exons ATGCCCAAGTGCCCCAAGTGCAGCAAGGAAGTGTACTTTG cGGAGAGAGTGACATCTCTAGGTAAGGACTGGCACAGACCCTGCCTGAAGTGTGAGAAATGCAACAAGACACTGTCCGCTGGCTCCCACGCAGAG CACGATGGAAAGCCATACTGTAACAACCCCTGCTACTCTGCACTCTTTGGACCCAAAG GGTTTGGACGTGGAGGCACTGAAAGCCACACATTCAAGTAG